From a region of the Nitrospiraceae bacterium genome:
- a CDS encoding MBL fold metallo-hydrolase: MKLGGYDIYPVSDGRFRLDGGAMFGVVPKVLWERCCEADGLNRIPLSLTCLLIRARGRNILVDTGLGPKEDERFHRMFAVERTPTLLESLKRLGVGPDDIHLVINTHLHFDHAGGNTLRGDNGALNPTFPKARYVVQRGEFEDAAGANERTKASYRSENFSPIAQLNQWEFLDGDTEIAPGITAVVTAGHTRYHQGVRIESQGQVAFFLGDLIPTASHLPLPYIMGYDLFPIQTLEAKRRLLDRAAEERWLLLFEHDPQIQAGLVMKDHDGKYLLQKVNIWQ; the protein is encoded by the coding sequence ATGAAGCTCGGCGGCTACGACATCTACCCGGTCTCCGACGGCCGGTTCCGGCTCGATGGAGGAGCCATGTTCGGGGTCGTTCCCAAAGTACTGTGGGAACGCTGTTGCGAAGCCGACGGATTGAACCGCATCCCTCTCAGCCTCACTTGCCTGCTGATTCGCGCGAGAGGCCGGAACATCCTGGTGGACACGGGGCTGGGGCCGAAGGAAGACGAACGATTTCACCGGATGTTCGCCGTTGAGCGGACCCCGACATTACTGGAATCCTTGAAGCGGCTTGGAGTCGGTCCGGACGACATCCATCTGGTGATCAATACCCATCTCCATTTCGACCACGCGGGCGGCAATACCCTGAGGGGGGACAACGGAGCGTTGAACCCGACGTTCCCCAAAGCCCGCTACGTCGTCCAGCGCGGCGAGTTCGAAGATGCGGCCGGCGCGAACGAACGGACCAAGGCCAGTTATCGCTCCGAGAATTTCTCGCCGATCGCCCAGCTGAATCAGTGGGAATTCCTGGATGGCGACACCGAGATCGCCCCGGGGATCACCGCCGTCGTCACAGCCGGCCATACTCGCTACCATCAAGGCGTCAGGATCGAATCGCAAGGACAGGTGGCCTTCTTCCTCGGGGACTTGATTCCCACCGCGTCTCACCTTCCGCTCCCCTACATCATGGGTTACGACCTCTTCCCGATCCAAACCCTGGAGGCCAAGCGCCGGCTGTTGGATCGCGCCGCCGAGGAACGCTGGCTGTTGTTGTTCGAGCACGACCCGCAGATCCAGGCTGGGCTGGTCATGAAGGATCACGACGGCAAGTACCTGCTCCAGAAGGTGAACATATGGCAGTAG
- a CDS encoding cobalamin B12-binding domain-containing protein has protein sequence MAVATKPLRILIGKVGLDGHDRGVKLIARALRDAGMEVIYTGLHQMPEVVVSTAIQEDVDAIGLSILSGAHNTLFLRVLELLKDQGAEDIVLFGGGIIPDEDMPGLKAAGVKALFRPGTAMQDIVEFVKELQPRD, from the coding sequence ATGGCAGTAGCGACGAAGCCACTTCGCATCCTGATCGGCAAGGTCGGACTCGACGGGCATGACCGCGGCGTGAAGCTCATTGCCCGCGCGCTACGGGACGCCGGGATGGAAGTCATTTACACGGGACTGCACCAGATGCCGGAAGTCGTGGTCAGCACGGCCATTCAGGAGGACGTGGATGCCATCGGCCTGAGCATTCTCTCCGGAGCCCACAATACGCTGTTTCTTCGGGTGCTGGAATTACTGAAAGACCAGGGCGCGGAAGACATCGTGTTGTTTGGGGGCGGGATCATTCCGGATGAGGACATGCCGGGGCTCAAAGCAGCAGGGGTCAAAGCGCTCTTTAGGCCTGGCACTGCCATGCAAGACATCGTCGAGTTCGTCAAAGAACTTCAACCGCGCGACTGA
- a CDS encoding methylcrotonoyl-CoA carboxylase: MRTLSTAVVGTGDDFAANRLHYEGLIADLRKHLALARAGGPAEAVTLHKQRGKLTARERITALLDPNRPWLELSPLAATGTHDEQVAAGGLITGIGYVSGRPCLIAANDATVKGGTYFPITIKKHLRAQEIALENRLPAIYLVDSGGIFLPLQAEVFADKDHFGRIFYNQARLSALGIPQIAVVMGMCTAGGAYVPAMCDENVIVKGTGTIYLGGPPLVKAATGEDVTAEELGGADLHTRLSGVSDHLAENDQDALDICRSIVETLPRRPPTRKPEPIEEPCYQARDLYGLIPSNPRQTFDVREVIARLVDGSRFHEFKARYGRTLVCGFARWVGHQVGIVANNGVLLSEAALKGAHFVQLCNQRRLPLVFLQNITGFMVGKDYEARGIIKDGAKMVQAVATADVPKFTVIIGASHGAGNYAMCGRGYGPRFLFLWPNARTSVMGAQQAAEVLVTVKQQQRTREQAAFSIEEQRKLREATLAQYEQESSAYFSTARLWDDGIIDPLETRRIIGLCLNVAPTTPMRGSQAPVFRM; the protein is encoded by the coding sequence ATGCGTACCCTTTCTACCGCCGTGGTCGGCACCGGCGATGACTTCGCCGCAAACCGGCTTCACTATGAAGGACTGATCGCGGACCTCCGGAAGCATCTTGCCCTTGCAAGGGCGGGAGGGCCTGCCGAGGCCGTCACGTTGCACAAACAGCGCGGTAAGCTGACCGCCCGCGAACGCATCACGGCGTTGCTCGATCCGAATAGGCCTTGGTTGGAGTTGAGTCCCCTCGCCGCCACGGGGACCCACGACGAGCAGGTCGCAGCCGGAGGTCTGATCACCGGCATCGGCTATGTGTCCGGTCGGCCCTGCCTCATCGCCGCGAACGACGCGACCGTCAAGGGCGGCACGTACTTTCCGATCACGATCAAGAAGCACCTGCGAGCCCAGGAGATCGCATTGGAGAATCGCTTGCCGGCGATCTATCTGGTCGATTCCGGAGGAATCTTCCTCCCCCTGCAGGCGGAGGTCTTCGCCGACAAGGACCACTTCGGGCGCATCTTTTACAACCAGGCGCGCCTGTCCGCGCTCGGCATTCCTCAGATCGCGGTGGTGATGGGCATGTGTACGGCAGGCGGCGCCTACGTTCCGGCGATGTGCGACGAAAACGTCATCGTGAAGGGGACCGGTACGATTTATCTGGGAGGTCCGCCGCTGGTTAAGGCGGCCACCGGCGAAGACGTGACGGCCGAAGAACTCGGCGGAGCCGACCTCCACACCAGGCTCTCCGGCGTCAGCGATCATCTCGCCGAGAACGATCAGGATGCATTGGACATCTGCCGTTCGATCGTGGAGACATTGCCTCGGCGGCCGCCAACGCGAAAACCAGAGCCGATCGAGGAACCTTGCTACCAGGCTCGCGATCTCTACGGGCTGATCCCGAGCAACCCTCGCCAGACCTTCGACGTGCGGGAGGTCATTGCCCGGCTTGTGGACGGAAGCCGATTCCACGAATTCAAGGCTCGATACGGCCGTACCCTGGTTTGCGGGTTTGCCCGCTGGGTGGGGCATCAGGTCGGGATCGTCGCCAACAACGGAGTGCTGTTGTCTGAAGCTGCCTTGAAGGGTGCGCATTTCGTCCAGTTGTGCAACCAACGGCGCCTGCCGCTCGTGTTCCTGCAGAACATCACCGGGTTCATGGTCGGGAAGGACTACGAAGCCCGTGGAATCATCAAGGACGGGGCCAAAATGGTGCAGGCCGTCGCGACCGCGGACGTCCCGAAATTCACCGTCATCATCGGGGCCTCTCATGGAGCGGGAAACTATGCCATGTGCGGACGCGGCTATGGTCCTCGATTCCTATTCCTATGGCCGAATGCCAGGACCTCCGTGATGGGAGCGCAACAGGCGGCCGAAGTGCTGGTGACCGTCAAGCAGCAGCAGCGAACCCGTGAGCAAGCCGCCTTCTCGATTGAGGAACAACGCAAGCTGCGCGAGGCCACCCTGGCTCAGTACGAACAAGAAAGCAGCGCCTATTTCAGCACCGCCCGTCTCTGGGACGACGGGATCATCGATCCTCTGGAGACGAGGCGCATCATCGGCCTATGTTTGAACGTGGCCCCGACCACTCCGATGCGCGGGTCGCAGGCACCTGTCTTTCGCATGTGA
- a CDS encoding enoyl-CoA hydratase/isomerase family protein, whose amino-acid sequence MQACSSILVQSNKGLVRVTLNRPHRRNAFDAGMVAELCETFRRLGAESSVRAIVLTGAGSVFCAGADLRWMGTERTVSPPEARQDAEDLSAMYRAIEACPCPVIGRIQGAAFGGGVGLISVCDIAVAAADATFGLSEVRLGLIPAVIGPFLLRKCGLSFVHRYSLTGEPFSAATAKAAGLVHDLLEATALDARVDELSDMVLRLAPHAARETKALFRRLPSLPDDQQWKLCIDKNVQARLSAEAREGLRAFHERRPPVWDEQGDATQLAQGTLRDAEPQRT is encoded by the coding sequence ATGCAGGCATGCAGCTCGATTCTCGTTCAGTCGAACAAGGGCCTCGTGAGAGTGACGCTCAATCGGCCCCACCGCCGGAACGCGTTTGATGCCGGGATGGTCGCCGAACTCTGCGAAACATTCCGCCGGTTGGGAGCGGAGTCTTCCGTGCGCGCGATCGTGCTGACCGGCGCCGGATCAGTCTTTTGTGCAGGTGCCGACCTCCGTTGGATGGGGACGGAACGAACCGTTTCACCACCAGAAGCGCGCCAGGATGCGGAGGATTTGTCGGCCATGTATCGAGCGATCGAGGCTTGTCCCTGTCCGGTGATCGGGCGAATCCAAGGGGCCGCCTTCGGAGGCGGGGTCGGATTGATCTCAGTCTGCGATATCGCGGTGGCGGCGGCGGACGCGACGTTTGGTCTCAGCGAGGTCCGTCTGGGATTGATCCCGGCCGTCATCGGCCCGTTCCTTCTTCGGAAGTGCGGTCTGTCGTTCGTGCATCGGTACAGTTTGACCGGGGAGCCGTTCTCTGCCGCAACGGCCAAGGCAGCAGGCCTCGTCCATGACCTGCTCGAAGCGACGGCGTTGGACGCCAGAGTCGATGAACTGTCGGACATGGTCCTGCGGCTCGCGCCTCACGCGGCGCGGGAAACCAAGGCTCTGTTCCGTCGTCTGCCGAGCCTTCCCGACGACCAGCAGTGGAAGCTCTGCATCGACAAGAACGTCCAGGCCCGCCTCTCGGCGGAAGCACGCGAAGGGCTCCGGGCCTTCCACGAACGACGCCCGCCGGTCTGGGACGAACAGGGTGACGCGACGCAACTCGCTCAAGGAACCTTGCGCGATGCCGAACCACAACGGACATAA
- a CDS encoding hydroxymethylglutaryl-CoA lyase — translation MPNHNGHNPVPPAIRIIEVGPRDGLQHESTHVPTATKVSFVDALSRTGVTEIEVGSFVSSRAIQQLADSDEVFRMIPRRPGVIYSALVPNERGLERARAASVSKIAVFTAASESFTQRNINCSIRESIERFKPVVSRAKQDGMIVRGYISTVTHCPFEGLLPPSRVVDVMRHLLDLGVDEISLGDTIGKAAPPDVRRLLDAVVPHVSTTRLSLHLHDTYGMAIANVLVAWTEYRIAAFDTSAGGLGGCPYAPGASGNVATEDVVYALKASGAAVSVNEWMAAAAARRLESVLMHPLSSRLSRLSPAQAGVSV, via the coding sequence ATGCCGAACCACAACGGACATAACCCGGTCCCGCCCGCGATTCGAATCATTGAAGTGGGTCCGCGGGACGGGTTGCAGCATGAATCGACCCACGTGCCGACGGCAACCAAGGTTTCATTCGTCGACGCCCTTTCGCGGACCGGCGTGACGGAAATCGAGGTGGGGTCGTTCGTGTCCTCGCGGGCGATCCAGCAGTTGGCGGATTCCGACGAGGTGTTCCGGATGATCCCGCGTCGGCCGGGAGTGATCTACTCCGCGCTCGTGCCGAATGAGCGGGGGCTCGAGCGGGCCAGGGCCGCGTCGGTGAGCAAGATCGCCGTATTCACCGCCGCGTCGGAGTCGTTCACTCAACGCAACATCAATTGCAGCATTCGCGAATCGATCGAACGATTCAAGCCGGTCGTCTCCCGCGCCAAACAGGACGGAATGATCGTGCGGGGATACATTTCCACCGTCACCCATTGCCCCTTCGAGGGCCTGCTTCCGCCCTCGCGCGTCGTCGACGTGATGCGGCACCTCCTGGACCTGGGGGTGGATGAGATCTCCCTGGGAGACACGATCGGGAAGGCTGCGCCTCCAGACGTTCGCAGGCTGCTGGATGCCGTCGTGCCGCACGTGTCGACGACTCGTCTCTCGCTGCACCTTCATGACACCTACGGCATGGCAATCGCCAATGTCTTAGTCGCGTGGACGGAGTACCGGATCGCGGCCTTCGATACCTCTGCCGGCGGGCTTGGCGGCTGCCCCTATGCCCCAGGCGCTTCGGGAAACGTTGCGACCGAAGACGTGGTGTATGCGTTGAAGGCATCCGGTGCAGCCGTCAGCGTGAACGAGTGGATGGCGGCGGCGGCGGCCAGACGGTTGGAAAGCGTCTTGATGCATCCCCTCTCGTCCCGCCTCTCGCGGCTATCGCCGGCACAGGCTGGTGTGAGCGTGTGA
- the meaB gene encoding methylmalonyl Co-A mutase-associated GTPase MeaB, with translation MTIAAQQQEPRAYSAFALAEQVKSGQVRAVSRLISLLEDQHPHGTAALHHLAPPGEAAAVVGITGYPGAGKSSLINRLVGAYRRLGMKVGVLAVDISSRVTGGALLGDRIRMQDHALDRDVYIRSMATRGHPGGLARTTGDAAKVLEAAGYMMILIETIGVGQNEVDVMDVAHTVLAVVAPGLGDEVQAMKAGLLEMAHIVVVNKGDQAGADATLHDLREWCPTVLRTVATTGEGLTDLLTAIAAHQRLRDLGRDVVPIVRT, from the coding sequence ATGACTATTGCCGCACAGCAACAGGAACCACGAGCCTACTCGGCCTTCGCCCTGGCGGAGCAGGTCAAGTCCGGCCAGGTTCGAGCCGTCTCCCGCCTGATCAGCTTGCTGGAGGATCAGCATCCGCACGGCACCGCGGCACTGCACCACCTGGCCCCACCGGGTGAGGCCGCTGCGGTAGTCGGAATTACAGGGTATCCGGGTGCGGGAAAGAGCAGCCTCATCAACCGACTGGTCGGCGCGTATCGCCGCCTCGGCATGAAAGTCGGAGTCCTGGCGGTCGACATCAGCAGCCGTGTGACGGGCGGTGCCTTACTGGGCGATCGGATCAGAATGCAAGACCATGCCCTGGATCGCGACGTCTACATCCGCAGCATGGCGACACGTGGTCATCCCGGAGGCTTGGCTCGCACCACGGGCGATGCCGCGAAGGTCTTGGAGGCGGCGGGCTATATGATGATCCTGATCGAGACGATCGGCGTCGGTCAGAACGAAGTGGACGTGATGGACGTGGCCCACACCGTCTTGGCCGTCGTGGCGCCGGGACTGGGGGACGAGGTGCAGGCCATGAAGGCGGGATTGCTGGAGATGGCGCACATTGTCGTGGTGAATAAGGGCGACCAGGCCGGAGCGGACGCCACGTTGCACGATCTCCGCGAATGGTGTCCGACCGTGCTCCGCACCGTGGCCACGACCGGTGAGGGGCTGACAGATCTCCTCACCGCGATCGCCGCGCATCAACGGCTGCGGGATCTCGGCCGCGATGTCGTTCCGATTGTACGCACCTGA
- a CDS encoding enoyl-CoA hydratase/isomerase family protein, with the protein MPHQLLTISHHLARITLHNPPANVLNLALLKELDHVLSELEEDEYVRVVIITGTGRLFCAGADVNELAHLNSAHGGAEFALRGQSLFNRIERLNKPVLAAINGACLGGGLELALACHVRIAAESIQLGLPEVKLGLIPGFGGTQRLPRVVGASNAAEMILTGESLSAEEARRIGLVSRVVPLQNLLSEAAAIAARMTARGKNAIEAALHAIRGGLDIPLSEGLAREAELFGRLCTTPEKQEAVQAFLEKRQAKLVDV; encoded by the coding sequence ATGCCGCACCAATTGCTCACGATCTCACACCATCTCGCACGGATTACGCTGCACAACCCCCCGGCCAATGTGCTCAACCTGGCCTTGCTCAAAGAACTGGACCACGTGTTGAGTGAGCTTGAAGAAGACGAATACGTGCGTGTGGTGATCATCACCGGGACCGGACGGTTGTTTTGCGCCGGAGCCGACGTGAACGAACTGGCCCACCTGAACAGCGCGCACGGGGGCGCGGAGTTCGCGCTACGGGGGCAGTCGCTGTTCAATCGGATCGAACGGCTGAATAAACCGGTCCTCGCCGCGATCAACGGCGCCTGCCTCGGCGGCGGGCTCGAATTGGCTCTGGCCTGCCACGTCCGCATCGCCGCAGAAAGCATCCAACTCGGACTCCCGGAAGTGAAACTTGGGCTCATCCCCGGCTTCGGCGGGACGCAGCGATTGCCGCGTGTCGTCGGAGCCTCGAACGCGGCGGAGATGATTCTGACGGGGGAAAGCCTCTCGGCGGAGGAGGCGCGGCGCATCGGCTTGGTCAGTCGAGTGGTACCGTTACAGAACTTGCTCAGCGAGGCGGCAGCGATTGCCGCGCGGATGACCGCCAGGGGAAAGAACGCCATCGAAGCCGCGCTCCATGCAATCAGAGGGGGCCTCGACATACCGCTCTCGGAAGGATTGGCACGGGAGGCGGAACTGTTCGGCCGGTTATGTACGACGCCGGAAAAACAGGAAGCCGTACAAGCCTTTCTCGAGAAACGTCAGGCCAAGTTGGTGGATGTGTAA
- a CDS encoding MmgE/PrpD family protein, whose amino-acid sequence MLTDRLVRYGHALCFDELPDAVCHEVKRRVLDSLACAFGGWNAPPCRIARKAAASTTMRGGATVWGTHHRTLPELATFANGTAVRYLDYNDTYLAKEPAHPSDNLAAVLAAGEVAHASGKRVIQAIALAYEIQCRLCDAAALRPRGWDHVTYGPFSSALAVAKVMKLTEDQTRHAINLAGVANVALRQTRVGDLSLWKACAFANAARNAVFAARLAQHGMTGPSPIFEGEKGFMKLVSGPFELPALGGEQSSNAPVPFKIVDTYIKHYPVEYHAQTAVEAALAIRERLLKTEQGDVQAAIAEIEIGSYDVAVEIIGRDPEKWAPQTRETADHSFPYCVAVALLDGAITLDSFSEKRMADEAVTTLMQKIRVVTVPAFTGCYPHSMPTRITLRTTDGQTYVQEVDHPLGHPKHPMSDADLEEKFRRLASRKLDRAGISRLIDRVWTLEQVKDIGRLMPLLQINRR is encoded by the coding sequence ATGCTGACGGATCGACTGGTTCGATACGGTCATGCCCTCTGCTTCGACGAGTTGCCGGACGCGGTCTGCCATGAGGTGAAGCGCCGGGTACTGGACAGCCTGGCCTGCGCGTTCGGGGGCTGGAACGCACCGCCTTGCCGGATTGCTCGGAAAGCGGCCGCATCGACCACGATGCGAGGCGGCGCCACCGTCTGGGGCACACATCACCGGACGCTCCCCGAGCTCGCAACCTTCGCGAACGGCACGGCGGTTCGCTATCTCGACTACAACGATACCTACCTCGCCAAGGAACCGGCCCACCCCTCCGACAACCTGGCGGCGGTCCTGGCCGCCGGGGAAGTGGCTCATGCGTCCGGCAAACGCGTGATCCAAGCCATCGCCTTGGCCTATGAAATCCAATGCCGTCTCTGTGACGCCGCGGCCCTGCGCCCGCGCGGCTGGGACCACGTGACCTACGGCCCCTTCTCCTCGGCGCTTGCCGTGGCTAAAGTCATGAAGCTCACCGAGGACCAGACTCGGCACGCGATCAATCTGGCCGGTGTCGCGAACGTCGCGCTGCGGCAGACCCGCGTCGGCGACCTGTCCCTGTGGAAAGCCTGCGCCTTTGCGAACGCCGCGCGCAACGCGGTGTTCGCGGCCCGGTTGGCGCAACACGGCATGACAGGGCCCTCTCCTATTTTTGAAGGGGAAAAGGGGTTTATGAAACTCGTCTCGGGACCGTTCGAGCTCCCGGCCCTCGGAGGCGAGCAGAGCTCGAATGCCCCCGTGCCCTTTAAGATTGTGGACACCTACATCAAACACTACCCCGTCGAATACCACGCCCAAACAGCCGTGGAGGCGGCGCTGGCGATCCGGGAACGCCTCCTCAAGACGGAACAGGGTGATGTGCAGGCCGCGATCGCCGAAATTGAAATCGGGAGCTACGACGTGGCGGTCGAAATCATCGGCCGAGACCCGGAGAAGTGGGCCCCGCAGACGCGGGAAACCGCCGATCACAGTTTTCCCTACTGTGTGGCGGTCGCATTGTTGGACGGCGCCATCACGCTGGATTCGTTCTCCGAGAAACGGATGGCCGACGAAGCCGTGACTACACTAATGCAGAAGATTCGCGTGGTGACCGTCCCGGCGTTCACCGGCTGTTATCCCCACAGCATGCCGACGCGCATCACCCTTCGGACGACGGACGGTCAGACCTACGTGCAGGAGGTCGACCATCCCCTCGGACATCCCAAACACCCCATGTCTGATGCTGACCTCGAAGAGAAGTTTCGCCGGTTGGCATCGAGGAAATTGGACCGGGCTGGGATCTCACGACTCATCGACCGGGTTTGGACGCTCGAACAGGTGAAAGACATCGGCCGGTTGATGCCGCTCTTGCAGATCAATCGAAGGTGA
- the prpB gene encoding methylisocitrate lyase, which yields MPLKQPIGRARRLRELIEKQTVAMPGAFNALTALQIERAGFQGVYVSGAGLSASRGLPDIGLLSLTEVAADAAAIAGVVAIPAIVDADTGFGPPLSVARAVRLFEQADLAGMQIEDQELPKKCGHLPGKRLVETGEMTSKIRAACDARRDRDFVIIARTDARAVGGLEEAVHRAKAYVDAGADAIFPEALESADEFRSFARRLTGKGGTLPLVANMTEYGKTPYLSLSEFEDLGYRVVLFPVTALRVATHAVEQALQELKILGTQHGFVDRMQTRQQLYDLLRYDAFGERDLHYQSEDRHHADH from the coding sequence ATGCCGCTGAAACAGCCCATCGGTCGAGCGCGTCGTCTGCGCGAACTGATCGAAAAGCAAACGGTGGCGATGCCCGGCGCGTTCAATGCCTTGACCGCGTTGCAGATCGAACGAGCCGGCTTCCAGGGGGTCTATGTCTCCGGTGCCGGTCTCTCGGCCTCTCGCGGTCTGCCGGATATCGGACTGCTCTCGCTGACCGAGGTGGCCGCCGATGCCGCCGCAATCGCCGGAGTGGTGGCGATCCCGGCGATTGTGGATGCCGACACGGGCTTCGGCCCGCCGCTTTCGGTGGCGCGCGCCGTAAGGCTGTTCGAGCAGGCCGATTTAGCCGGGATGCAGATCGAGGATCAGGAGCTACCGAAGAAATGTGGACATCTTCCCGGCAAGCGACTCGTCGAGACCGGCGAGATGACGAGCAAGATTCGCGCGGCCTGCGATGCCAGGCGGGATCGAGATTTTGTCATCATCGCGCGCACGGATGCCCGCGCCGTCGGAGGCCTTGAGGAAGCGGTGCACCGGGCGAAGGCCTATGTGGATGCCGGAGCCGACGCGATTTTCCCGGAAGCCTTGGAGTCCGCCGATGAGTTTCGCTCGTTCGCCAGACGATTGACCGGCAAGGGAGGAACGCTCCCGCTGGTGGCCAACATGACCGAGTACGGAAAGACCCCGTATTTGAGTCTCTCCGAATTCGAGGATCTTGGCTACCGCGTGGTTCTGTTCCCCGTCACGGCGCTTCGGGTCGCAACCCATGCTGTCGAGCAGGCGCTTCAAGAACTCAAAATACTCGGCACGCAACATGGGTTCGTGGACCGGATGCAAACCAGGCAACAGTTGTACGACCTGCTTCGCTATGACGCCTTTGGCGAACGCGACCTGCACTACCAATCGGAGGATCGCCACCATGCCGACCATTGA
- a CDS encoding citrate synthase (catalyzes the formation of citrate from acetyl-CoA and oxaloacetate) — MPTIETSKRGTYSPGLDGVIAGETELCHVDEGEAGLTYRGYAITDLAEHGSFEEVAHLLLIGSLPNRKELEEFHARLTSESHLPRPIDAFLHAVPAAAHPMDVLRTGVSLLGLTDPDEADHSHEANLRKSIRLLGQIPLVIATAHRLRHGMPLAQPRPDLTFAANLLYLVTDRRGDATAAAMARVLDLSLTLYAEHEFNASTFSARVTASTMTDLHSAVTSAIGTLKGPLHGGANEAVADMFLAIGRPDRAEPWLHDRLAGKQRIMGFGHRVLKQGDSRSAIIQRHAETLSSLCGDRRWYEIARIVDRAMQQEKGLYPNLDFYTAVAYLLMGIPRDLYTPLFVCSRITGWCAHVTEQQDHNRLIRPRALYTGPPLQTYVPIELRR, encoded by the coding sequence ATGCCGACCATTGAGACAAGCAAGAGGGGAACCTACAGCCCCGGCTTGGACGGAGTCATCGCAGGAGAAACGGAGCTGTGCCATGTCGACGAAGGAGAAGCCGGGCTTACCTACCGCGGATACGCCATCACTGATCTGGCGGAGCATGGTTCGTTCGAAGAAGTGGCCCATCTGTTATTGATCGGCTCGTTGCCGAATCGAAAAGAGCTGGAAGAATTTCATGCGCGGCTCACGTCGGAATCCCATCTGCCTCGGCCGATTGACGCCTTTCTGCATGCCGTTCCGGCCGCGGCGCACCCGATGGATGTGCTCCGGACCGGCGTCTCCCTGCTCGGGCTGACCGATCCCGATGAGGCCGACCACTCCCATGAGGCCAACCTGCGCAAATCGATTCGCTTGCTCGGGCAGATCCCGCTGGTAATCGCGACGGCGCACCGGTTGAGGCACGGGATGCCCCTGGCGCAACCCCGGCCGGATCTGACCTTCGCCGCCAACCTCCTGTACCTCGTGACCGACCGAAGAGGTGACGCCACTGCCGCCGCCATGGCCCGCGTGTTGGACTTGTCGCTTACGCTCTACGCGGAGCATGAATTCAATGCCTCCACGTTTTCGGCTCGCGTCACGGCATCGACGATGACGGATCTTCATTCCGCCGTCACCTCGGCGATTGGAACGTTGAAGGGACCGCTTCACGGAGGCGCCAACGAGGCCGTCGCTGACATGTTCTTGGCGATTGGCCGACCTGATCGGGCCGAGCCTTGGCTACATGACAGATTGGCGGGCAAACAGCGGATCATGGGGTTCGGGCATCGAGTGCTCAAACAGGGCGATTCCCGTTCAGCAATCATTCAACGGCATGCCGAGACGCTCAGCAGCCTGTGCGGCGATCGCCGCTGGTATGAGATTGCGCGCATCGTCGACCGTGCCATGCAACAAGAAAAGGGCCTGTACCCCAACCTCGATTTCTATACGGCCGTAGCCTATCTCCTTATGGGGATTCCGCGGGACCTGTATACACCGCTCTTCGTCTGCTCCCGCATCACCGGCTGGTGCGCACATGTGACGGAACAGCAAGACCACAATCGGCTGATCCGTCCCAGGGCCCTCTATACGGGACCTCCGTTGCAAACCTATGTACCAATCGAGCTCCGTCGCTGA